In Cloacibacillus sp., one genomic interval encodes:
- a CDS encoding TolC family protein — protein sequence MNFFNKRAAQALIVAALSTGTAFAGAKSELPAADIRLSQTPWTELAQLYPVAAVSSDVSEALTPARLASWWDSFNDPAMTELITKALAKNRSLASAQAKVTEARAALGISRSALLPWLDTNNFWTSGRTPEAAGGNGSGGNLYRLGIDASWEIDVFGGQSAKVKAQKATLEAQYAALFSTWTSLSSEVAMNYISLRTLQERLEIANYNLSLQMNSVEIEQSKVDSGLSDSLALKQAQYTMEQTKAIIPGIEASIEQVKNALAILTGEVPGTLEAELSPKRPIPQLEDRKYIGIPANALRQRPDIRQAERMLASQLARKKSAQAELLPKFYLTGSIGTEAGNWGGLFEGPSKLYSFMPQISWPIFHAGAIRSNIKVQGAIAEQLMNAYEQTVLTAVGEVRNALSANVQEYERNASLKRGMEAAQAALDVANDKYANGLVDFTNVINAQRSLTSLSEEYTISRGQISTNAVQLFKALGGGWQPMEEAQLALAAAAQKKAAK from the coding sequence ATGAATTTTTTCAATAAACGCGCGGCGCAGGCGCTTATCGTAGCGGCCCTTTCAACGGGAACGGCCTTTGCCGGCGCAAAGAGCGAACTGCCGGCGGCGGACATCAGACTTTCGCAGACGCCGTGGACGGAGCTTGCGCAGCTCTACCCGGTGGCCGCGGTATCCTCCGACGTTTCAGAGGCGCTTACGCCCGCGAGGCTTGCAAGCTGGTGGGATTCTTTCAACGATCCCGCGATGACGGAACTTATCACAAAGGCGCTTGCAAAAAACAGAAGTCTCGCGTCCGCACAGGCAAAGGTGACGGAGGCGCGCGCGGCGCTTGGGATAAGCAGATCCGCGCTGCTTCCGTGGCTTGACACAAATAATTTCTGGACGAGCGGCAGAACGCCGGAAGCGGCCGGAGGAAACGGCAGCGGAGGCAACCTCTACAGGCTCGGCATAGACGCGTCGTGGGAAATAGACGTATTCGGAGGCCAGAGCGCTAAAGTAAAGGCACAGAAGGCGACGCTTGAGGCGCAGTATGCGGCGCTTTTTTCCACATGGACCTCGCTTTCCTCCGAGGTGGCTATGAACTACATTTCTCTGCGCACGCTCCAGGAGCGTCTTGAGATCGCAAATTACAACCTCTCGCTTCAAATGAACTCCGTCGAGATAGAGCAGTCAAAGGTCGATTCCGGCCTCTCCGATTCTCTTGCGTTAAAACAGGCGCAGTACACGATGGAACAGACGAAGGCCATAATCCCCGGCATCGAAGCCTCGATAGAGCAGGTGAAAAACGCGCTTGCGATACTCACGGGCGAGGTGCCCGGCACGCTCGAAGCAGAACTTTCACCAAAGAGGCCGATACCGCAGCTTGAGGACAGAAAGTACATCGGCATCCCAGCAAACGCGCTGCGCCAGCGTCCCGACATCCGTCAGGCGGAACGAATGCTCGCCTCACAGCTTGCGCGCAAGAAATCCGCGCAGGCGGAGCTTTTGCCGAAATTCTACCTCACCGGCTCCATCGGCACGGAGGCGGGAAACTGGGGCGGCCTTTTTGAAGGGCCTTCCAAGCTCTACAGCTTCATGCCGCAGATAAGCTGGCCAATTTTTCACGCGGGAGCCATACGCAGCAACATCAAAGTGCAGGGCGCGATAGCGGAACAACTGATGAACGCCTACGAACAGACCGTGCTCACAGCCGTTGGAGAGGTGAGAAACGCACTTTCCGCGAACGTGCAGGAGTACGAAAGGAACGCGTCGCTCAAACGCGGCATGGAGGCGGCGCAGGCGGCGCTTGACGTGGCAAATGACAAGTACGCAAACGGACTTGTCGATTTCACAAATGTCATCAACGCGCAGCGTTCGCTCACCTCTTTATCGGAGGAATATACGATAAGCCGCGGGCAGATATCGACAAACGCCGTTCAGCTCTTCAAGGCTCTCGGCGGCGGCTGGCAGCCGATGGAAGAGGCGCAGCTCGCGTTGGCTGCGGCGGCGCAGAAAAAGGCGGCCAAATAA
- a CDS encoding beta-ketoacyl-ACP synthase III, with the protein MRLFKGNPVKIAGTGKYIPEKVLTNFDIEKIVDTNNEWILERTGIRKRHFAAPDQKCSDLAYLAALDAIADAKIDPAKIDVVIVATNSPETLCPCMAAKVQGRIGAASAGAYDVISGCTGSLTAMLTAIAGISSGIWEHALVIGAEDFADIINWEDRSTCILFGDGAGACVLSRAEEGEGRFAAGEILADGTKYELLTFEDEGSEHHRMLHMKGSEVFKFVNTHLPPFIKNFCAESGVTPQDIDFWVLHQANTRIIDGLFRRLSVEMERTLTNLENYGNTSAASLLITLDEAMKAGKINSGEKIMFTSFGAGMTLGALLYEA; encoded by the coding sequence ATGAGACTGTTTAAAGGAAATCCCGTAAAAATAGCAGGAACGGGGAAATACATACCTGAAAAGGTGCTTACGAACTTCGACATTGAAAAAATAGTCGATACGAACAACGAATGGATACTTGAGCGCACGGGCATAAGAAAACGCCACTTCGCGGCGCCGGACCAGAAGTGCAGCGACCTTGCCTATCTTGCGGCGCTTGACGCAATAGCGGACGCAAAGATAGACCCGGCGAAAATAGACGTCGTCATAGTGGCGACCAATTCCCCCGAAACCCTCTGCCCCTGTATGGCGGCAAAGGTGCAGGGAAGGATAGGCGCAGCCTCAGCAGGCGCCTATGACGTCATCTCCGGCTGCACAGGAAGCCTTACGGCTATGCTCACAGCCATTGCCGGCATATCAAGCGGCATCTGGGAGCACGCGCTCGTCATAGGCGCTGAGGACTTTGCCGACATCATAAACTGGGAAGACCGTTCCACCTGCATACTCTTCGGAGACGGCGCTGGCGCCTGCGTGCTCTCACGCGCGGAAGAGGGCGAGGGCAGGTTTGCCGCGGGCGAAATACTGGCCGACGGTACAAAATATGAACTGCTCACCTTCGAAGACGAAGGCAGCGAGCACCACCGCATGCTCCACATGAAAGGCTCGGAGGTCTTTAAATTCGTAAACACCCATCTGCCTCCGTTCATTAAAAATTTCTGCGCCGAATCCGGCGTCACGCCGCAGGATATAGATTTCTGGGTGCTCCATCAGGCGAACACCAGAATAATAGACGGTCTTTTCAGGCGCCTCTCCGTTGAGATGGAACGCACTCTGACGAACCTCGAAAATTACGGAAACACCTCGGCCGCTTCGCTTCTCATCACACTTGACGAAGCCATGAAGGCGGGAAAGATAAACAGCGGAGAGAAGATAATGTTCACCTCCTTCGGAGCCGGCATGACGCTGGGCGCGCTGCTTTACGAGGCATAA
- a CDS encoding nitronate monooxygenase: MFEHNPVTKLLKTKYPLIQGGMAWVADANLAAAVSNGGGLGIIAAANMPPELLEQQLIKIRTMTDKPFGLNIMLLSQTAPDALELAAKYRVPVVTTGAGMPSRVIERLKPLGTTVIPVLASVAHAQRVAKQGADAVIAEGMESGGHIGDISTMNIVPQVVDAVSIPVIAAGGIADGRGAAAAFALGATGIQLGTRFVCAEECSVHINYKEKIIKAGDRATAVTGRALGHPVRALKNKFTKQFEELEKNGATAEEMENFGAGKLRLAVVEGDVEMGSFMSGQSAGLVTKIEPAAVIIESIISQMNNIFKEMAGYDR, encoded by the coding sequence ATGTTTGAACATAATCCGGTAACAAAGCTTTTAAAGACAAAATATCCCCTCATACAGGGCGGCATGGCGTGGGTGGCTGACGCGAACCTGGCGGCCGCTGTGAGCAACGGCGGCGGCCTCGGAATAATAGCGGCTGCCAACATGCCGCCGGAGCTGTTGGAACAGCAGCTTATTAAAATACGCACGATGACGGACAAACCCTTCGGGCTAAACATCATGCTGCTGTCGCAGACGGCGCCCGACGCGCTCGAATTGGCGGCAAAATACAGAGTGCCTGTCGTGACGACCGGCGCTGGAATGCCAAGCCGCGTCATCGAACGCCTAAAACCGCTCGGCACGACGGTCATCCCGGTGCTCGCCTCTGTTGCGCACGCGCAGCGCGTCGCAAAACAGGGCGCGGACGCCGTCATAGCGGAGGGCATGGAATCGGGCGGACACATCGGCGACATCTCAACGATGAACATAGTCCCGCAGGTGGTGGATGCTGTGAGCATCCCCGTAATCGCGGCGGGCGGCATTGCCGACGGACGCGGGGCGGCGGCGGCCTTTGCGCTTGGCGCGACCGGCATCCAGCTTGGAACACGCTTTGTCTGCGCGGAAGAATGCAGCGTCCACATCAATTATAAAGAAAAGATCATAAAGGCCGGAGACCGCGCCACAGCCGTCACAGGACGAGCCCTTGGGCACCCAGTGCGCGCGCTGAAAAATAAATTTACGAAACAGTTTGAAGAGCTTGAGAAAAACGGAGCCACGGCCGAAGAGATGGAAAACTTCGGAGCCGGCAAGCTGCGCCTTGCGGTAGTCGAGGGCGACGTTGAAATGGGCTCATTTATGTCCGGCCAGTCCGCGGGGCTCGTCACCAAAATAGAACCCGCGGCCGTCATTATTGAGAGCATTATCTCTCAGATGAACAATATCTTTAAAGAAATGGCGGGGTACGACAGATGA
- the fabF gene encoding beta-ketoacyl-ACP synthase II, whose translation MTPMNNRRVVITGCGAVTPIGIGKDAFWEALERGENGADYITLFDTEKHNNKIAAEVKNFDPELWLDKKEARRTDRVLHFAAAAADLAVKDADLDVEKLDKEMFGVYVGSGEGGIGTIEDNFRILFDKGPNRVSPFMVPMMITNMSAAYVAIRFGAKGPNMAVVTACASSINSMGEAYNCIVRGDADIILTGGSEAAVTPIATAGFASLKALSGRNDDPKHASRPFDKERDGFVIGEGAGILVFEEYEHAKARGAHIYAEVTGYGLSCDAHHITAPDPGGDGAYRAMAMAVKKAGWRPEQIDLINAHGTSTPLNDKMETLAIKRLLGDKYKEVMVQSTKSMVGHGLGAAGAIETIASLLAIEKGIVHPTINQIEPDPDCDLNTVPNHAVHAKVDRVIINNFGFGGHNGVLAIESFKE comes from the coding sequence ATGACGCCAATGAACAACAGACGAGTGGTAATCACAGGTTGTGGTGCCGTTACTCCAATCGGGATAGGAAAAGACGCATTCTGGGAAGCACTTGAGCGCGGAGAAAACGGCGCGGATTATATAACCCTGTTCGACACGGAAAAACACAACAACAAGATAGCAGCCGAAGTCAAAAATTTTGACCCTGAGCTTTGGCTTGACAAAAAAGAGGCGCGCCGCACAGACCGAGTGCTGCATTTCGCGGCAGCTGCCGCCGACCTTGCCGTAAAAGACGCGGACCTTGACGTTGAAAAGCTGGACAAAGAAATGTTCGGCGTCTACGTCGGAAGCGGAGAAGGCGGAATAGGAACAATAGAAGACAACTTCCGCATATTGTTTGACAAAGGCCCAAACAGAGTCAGCCCCTTCATGGTGCCGATGATGATAACAAACATGTCCGCCGCATACGTAGCCATCAGATTCGGAGCCAAAGGCCCGAACATGGCGGTCGTCACGGCGTGCGCAAGCTCCATAAACAGCATGGGCGAGGCATACAACTGCATAGTGCGCGGGGATGCCGACATAATACTGACAGGCGGCTCAGAGGCCGCGGTGACGCCGATAGCGACCGCCGGCTTTGCCTCATTGAAGGCCCTTTCGGGGCGCAACGACGACCCGAAGCACGCCTCACGCCCATTCGACAAAGAACGCGACGGCTTCGTCATCGGCGAAGGCGCGGGCATTCTTGTCTTTGAAGAATACGAACACGCGAAGGCGCGCGGCGCGCACATCTACGCCGAAGTGACGGGCTACGGCCTCTCATGCGACGCCCATCACATCACAGCGCCGGACCCGGGCGGCGACGGGGCCTACCGCGCAATGGCCATGGCCGTCAAAAAGGCCGGATGGCGCCCCGAACAGATAGACCTGATAAACGCTCACGGCACATCGACGCCGCTCAACGATAAAATGGAGACGCTTGCGATAAAACGCCTCCTGGGCGACAAATATAAAGAGGTAATGGTGCAGTCCACCAAATCAATGGTCGGACACGGCCTCGGCGCTGCGGGCGCCATAGAGACGATAGCATCGCTGCTTGCTATAGAAAAGGGCATCGTCCATCCAACAATAAACCAGATAGAGCCAGACCCGGACTGCGACCTCAACACAGTGCCGAATCACGCCGTTCATGCGAAAGTGGACAGAGTGATAATCAACAACTTCGGCTTTGGGGGGCACAACGGAGTGCTCGCGATAGAGAGCTTCAAGGAATAA
- the fabD gene encoding ACP S-malonyltransferase, with amino-acid sequence MKYAMIFPGQGAQRPGMGKDIYDRYASAKRVFDEADDALGFSLSSIIFGGTPEELAHTEITQPAILTVSVAMYRALEQEIGTALEPECMAGHSLGEYTALVASGSISLADGVRLVHKRGALMQEAVPIGMGSMAAIIGLELSDVSAICAEAAQGEVCQAANINSPTQIVISGHTGAINRAMALVEQKYTAKIVPLRVSAPFHCALMRPVAEELKEAFKSVEWHVPKMPIIANANARHVQKIPAIREALYDQTFSPVMWSQSVLEMQNDGIEGYIELGPGSVLSGLIRKICKGRRPYAVSNSDELLAAAKYLKEEA; translated from the coding sequence ATGAAATATGCAATGATCTTCCCTGGCCAGGGCGCACAGCGCCCCGGAATGGGAAAAGACATCTATGATCGCTACGCCTCGGCAAAAAGAGTCTTTGACGAGGCTGACGATGCGCTTGGCTTCTCGCTGAGCTCAATCATCTTCGGAGGCACTCCCGAAGAGCTGGCCCACACCGAGATAACGCAGCCCGCTATCCTCACCGTGAGCGTCGCTATGTACAGGGCGCTCGAACAGGAGATAGGCACGGCGCTTGAGCCTGAATGTATGGCGGGGCACAGCCTCGGGGAATACACGGCGCTTGTAGCTTCCGGTTCCATATCTCTTGCGGACGGAGTTCGCCTCGTCCACAAACGCGGCGCGCTGATGCAGGAGGCGGTGCCTATAGGCATGGGGTCTATGGCTGCCATAATAGGCCTTGAACTTTCCGACGTAAGCGCTATATGCGCGGAGGCCGCGCAGGGCGAAGTCTGCCAGGCGGCGAACATCAATTCTCCGACGCAGATAGTCATATCTGGCCACACCGGCGCGATAAACAGAGCGATGGCGCTCGTGGAGCAGAAATACACGGCGAAGATAGTGCCGCTTAGGGTAAGCGCTCCTTTCCACTGCGCGCTAATGCGTCCGGTGGCCGAAGAGCTCAAAGAGGCCTTCAAGTCCGTGGAATGGCATGTTCCCAAGATGCCGATAATAGCAAACGCAAACGCGCGCCACGTCCAGAAGATACCGGCGATACGCGAGGCGCTCTACGACCAGACCTTCTCACCGGTAATGTGGTCGCAGTCAGTGCTTGAGATGCAGAACGACGGCATCGAAGGCTACATAGAGCTTGGCCCCGGAAGCGTGCTTTCGGGCCTCATCAGAAAGATATGCAAGGGCAGACGCCCTTACGCCGTATCTAACTCTGACGAGCTGCTTGCCGCCGCCAAGTACCTTAAGGAAGAAGCCTAA
- the rpmF gene encoding 50S ribosomal protein L32 yields the protein MATPKRRVSHARTHNRKSQWLGELEAPALTSCKHCGEVIETYRACPACGYYKGRQVVKIAEEKATD from the coding sequence ATGGCAACTCCAAAAAGACGAGTATCCCACGCACGTACACATAACCGCAAGTCACAGTGGCTCGGCGAACTCGAGGCTCCGGCTCTCACATCCTGCAAGCACTGCGGAGAAGTGATCGAAACATATCGCGCCTGCCCTGCCTGCGGCTACTATAAAGGACGTCAGGTAGTTAAGATCGCAGAGGAAAAGGCAACAGACTAG
- the fabG gene encoding 3-oxoacyl-[acyl-carrier-protein] reductase has protein sequence MTQDKRIALVTGAGRGIGRAIAVELARQGCDVVVNYSRSEGPAEETAAEIRALGREAVVIKANVADAAEVKEMFKTAAEKLGPVNILVCNAGITKDGLLMRMKEADWDDVITTDLSSLFYCAKEAVRPMLKGRWGRVIALSSINGLTGSAGQCNYAAAKAGVTGFIKSLAREVAAKGITANVIAPGFIETDMTSVLPQELREKFIETIPAARAGTAQDVAELAAFLASDRASYIQGQVIAVDGGITMR, from the coding sequence ATGACGCAGGATAAAAGAATCGCGCTTGTAACAGGCGCAGGACGCGGCATAGGACGTGCGATAGCGGTCGAACTTGCGCGTCAGGGATGCGACGTAGTTGTGAACTACAGCCGCTCCGAGGGGCCTGCGGAAGAGACGGCGGCTGAAATACGCGCTCTTGGCCGCGAAGCGGTCGTTATAAAGGCAAACGTAGCGGACGCGGCCGAAGTCAAAGAAATGTTCAAAACCGCGGCTGAAAAGCTTGGCCCTGTGAACATTCTCGTCTGCAACGCCGGCATCACAAAAGACGGCCTTCTGATGCGCATGAAAGAGGCCGACTGGGACGACGTCATAACAACAGACCTCAGCTCGCTCTTCTACTGCGCGAAAGAGGCTGTGCGCCCGATGCTAAAGGGCAGATGGGGCCGCGTCATCGCGCTTTCGTCGATAAACGGGCTCACCGGCAGCGCCGGCCAGTGCAACTACGCAGCCGCCAAAGCTGGCGTCACCGGCTTCATAAAGAGCTTGGCGCGCGAAGTCGCAGCAAAAGGCATCACGGCGAACGTCATAGCGCCCGGCTTCATAGAGACGGACATGACCTCAGTGCTGCCGCAGGAGCTGCGCGAAAAGTTCATTGAAACGATCCCGGCAGCTCGCGCGGGGACGGCGCAGGACGTGGCGGAACTTGCCGCGTTTCTCGCCTCCGACAGAGCGTCGTACATTCAGGGACAGGTAATTGCTGTTGACGGCGGCATAACAATGCGCTAA
- the plsX gene encoding phosphate acyltransferase PlsX, translating into MLIALDAMGGDHAPEEPCKGAITACREKPHLSVVLTGDKEKIEPILEKAEANVRSRISVVHTTETISGSDSPSLSIRRKKDSSLVRAFDMVRSKEADGIVSSGSTGAIAAGAVLLLGRIPGIDRPGLGAVLPVLNRSTLLMDVGATVRCKPINLLQFAQMGSIYMKLFQNVENPSVRLLCNGEEMTKGDEVIAAARALIEASPLNFQGYAEGKDIPSGVADVVVCDGFSGNVLIKFGEGLGELLKNQFKEEYMHHTLPKIGLFFMWPAMKRVMGRFDWEKYGGSPVLGVNGSVVKVHGRSKAAAIANAVLGAANFIEQNGLDRISEEIARGEHNETV; encoded by the coding sequence ATGCTGATAGCACTGGACGCAATGGGCGGAGATCACGCGCCCGAGGAACCGTGCAAAGGCGCTATAACCGCCTGCAGAGAAAAACCGCACCTTTCGGTCGTACTTACTGGCGACAAAGAAAAAATCGAACCTATCCTTGAAAAGGCCGAAGCAAATGTACGTTCGAGGATAAGCGTTGTGCATACAACCGAAACAATTTCGGGCAGCGACTCGCCTTCGCTTTCGATCAGGCGAAAAAAAGATTCAAGCCTCGTCCGTGCGTTTGATATGGTCCGTTCAAAAGAGGCGGACGGCATCGTCTCCTCCGGCAGCACGGGAGCCATTGCTGCGGGCGCGGTGCTTCTGCTCGGGCGCATTCCCGGCATCGACCGTCCTGGGCTTGGCGCGGTGCTTCCGGTGCTGAACCGTTCCACTCTTTTGATGGACGTAGGCGCCACGGTGCGCTGCAAGCCGATAAATCTGCTTCAGTTCGCGCAGATGGGCTCCATATATATGAAGCTTTTTCAAAACGTGGAAAATCCTTCGGTGCGTCTTCTTTGCAACGGCGAGGAGATGACGAAGGGCGACGAAGTGATAGCCGCGGCTCGCGCACTGATAGAGGCAAGTCCGCTCAATTTTCAGGGCTACGCCGAAGGCAAAGACATCCCGTCGGGAGTGGCGGACGTAGTAGTCTGCGACGGTTTTTCTGGCAACGTCCTCATAAAATTTGGAGAAGGGCTCGGCGAGCTGCTGAAAAATCAGTTCAAAGAGGAATACATGCACCACACACTTCCCAAAATAGGACTCTTTTTCATGTGGCCCGCGATGAAACGCGTCATGGGACGATTTGACTGGGAAAAATACGGCGGCTCTCCAGTGCTTGGAGTCAACGGCAGCGTCGTCAAGGTGCACGGACGCTCCAAGGCGGCCGCCATAGCAAACGCCGTTCTCGGTGCGGCAAATTTTATAGAACAAAACGGCTTAGACCGGATAAGCGAAGAGATCGCGCGAGGTGAACACAATGAGACTGTTTAA
- the acpP gene encoding acyl carrier protein: MKMEEVQLKLKEIVMDRLNAEEEQIKPEASFVEDLGADSLDIVELIMGIEEEFDIEIPDEDAEKLTTVGEAMSYVKTKLSVED; this comes from the coding sequence ATGAAAATGGAAGAAGTACAGCTCAAACTTAAGGAAATCGTAATGGACCGCCTCAACGCGGAAGAGGAACAGATCAAGCCGGAGGCGTCATTTGTTGAAGACCTCGGCGCAGACTCGCTTGACATAGTCGAGCTCATCATGGGCATCGAAGAGGAATTTGACATCGAGATCCCCGACGAAGACGCCGAAAAGCTGACGACAGTCGGCGAAGCGATGAGCTACGTAAAGACAAAGCTCTCTGTAGAAGACTAA
- the fapR gene encoding transcription factor FapR, whose amino-acid sequence MRSEVRKQRHRQLLKLIETNPLLTDEEISAELGVSLSTVRLDRGILAVPELRERMRLMAEHATSRLKSLCAEEVVGELLELEPNKWALSMLSTNPEMVFRQTDMVGDYYIYAQAASLAIATIDAEMVVVAAARLKYCRPSYIGEKIIARSKVGTHKGNKYVVSVHSRIGDREVFVGRFVVAAIAAHNTEKLGDELC is encoded by the coding sequence ATGCGATCGGAAGTCCGAAAACAGCGTCACAGGCAGCTTTTAAAACTGATAGAGACCAATCCGCTCCTCACGGACGAAGAGATATCCGCGGAGCTTGGCGTGAGCCTGAGCACCGTTCGGCTTGACCGGGGGATATTAGCCGTTCCTGAACTGCGCGAGCGTATGCGCCTGATGGCGGAGCACGCCACAAGCCGCCTCAAGTCGCTTTGCGCGGAGGAGGTCGTAGGCGAGCTGCTGGAGCTGGAACCAAATAAATGGGCGCTTTCGATGCTCTCCACAAACCCCGAGATGGTTTTCCGGCAGACGGACATGGTGGGAGATTATTATATTTACGCGCAGGCGGCGTCGCTTGCGATAGCCACGATAGACGCGGAGATGGTCGTAGTGGCGGCGGCGCGCCTTAAATACTGCCGTCCGTCCTATATCGGAGAAAAGATCATCGCAAGGTCGAAGGTCGGCACGCACAAGGGCAATAAATATGTCGTGAGCGTGCACTCGCGTATCGGCGACAGAGAGGTCTTTGTCGGGCGATTCGTGGTAGCCGCCATAGCGGCTCACAATACCGAAAAATTGGGGGACGAACTATGCTGA
- the rnc gene encoding ribonuclease III, with protein sequence MTDETGREELLRALQKKLCYSFEDRALLEEALTHSSYANENAVKFNERLEFLGDAVLELVASNRLYHACPDCDEGQMTRLRAQIVCKNSLSKWAAEIGLKPLIRVGKSLVKCGPTDSVAADCVEALFGAVFIDGGFHAAAKTISAFLDTKAEISGADVVKDPKTVLQEYYQQRGMGVPHYHLAERTGPEHASNFKIQLISCGKIMAEAWGATRQEAEFKAAEMTLKEMTQPDR encoded by the coding sequence ATGACCGACGAAACCGGGCGCGAAGAACTTCTTCGCGCCCTTCAAAAAAAACTCTGTTACAGCTTTGAAGACCGCGCGCTGCTGGAAGAGGCTTTGACGCACTCCTCCTACGCGAACGAAAACGCCGTGAAGTTCAACGAAAGGCTTGAATTTCTCGGCGACGCAGTATTGGAGCTGGTTGCTTCAAACAGGCTCTACCATGCCTGCCCAGATTGCGACGAAGGCCAGATGACGCGCCTCAGGGCGCAGATAGTCTGCAAGAACAGCCTCAGCAAATGGGCTGCCGAGATTGGGCTGAAGCCGCTCATACGCGTAGGCAAAAGCCTCGTAAAATGCGGCCCGACGGACTCAGTAGCCGCGGACTGCGTTGAGGCGCTTTTCGGCGCTGTATTTATAGACGGAGGCTTCCACGCCGCCGCAAAAACAATATCTGCTTTCCTTGATACAAAGGCCGAAATATCTGGCGCGGACGTTGTAAAAGATCCGAAGACCGTCCTACAGGAATATTATCAGCAGCGCGGCATGGGCGTGCCCCACTACCATCTTGCCGAACGCACCGGCCCCGAACACGCCTCGAACTTCAAGATACAGCTCATAAGCTGCGGTAAGATCATGGCCGAAGCGTGGGGCGCTACGAGGCAGGAGGCCGAATTTAAGGCCGCTGAAATGACGCTTAAGGAAATGACGCAGCCAGACCGTTAA